The following coding sequences are from one Bufo bufo chromosome 2, aBufBuf1.1, whole genome shotgun sequence window:
- the LOC120991308 gene encoding uncharacterized protein LOC120991308, which yields MNNPGFELQEDGLERYHSNVKVQKIYYECTHDEKKHCSLMKIFLVCFLACLITTAVGVLILCLVYLGHFGPTTSQQVLIPFFPASKDPPQNTNNTSATREPRFSFMSQLGKSKVFSFEGGAIQWARYRNNHKDYSNEKEMQFGASINQHQSKMTVGTLQILGKGLRAPHWHFNANEHGFLVQGKAWIGVVDEGGDDVTTYNVTAGQVIFFPKNTLHWVKNVGNEDCLFVLFFTTHDELSTLDVDDAFYKTPEDIAARSLKPVGGVNFIRTFKEPKEDQAINLPKNLVELIQNASYVQSNYSNVWKYFYDLKGSREFVFPGGIIQWARYRKNGVGLNETEKIYSESVNSHADTLTLGTLRIKSNGLRQPHFHFNAHEMGYVISGCGQIGIVGDRPVPDFTVGIGDVFFFPIGTQHYIKSTCDEDLFMILAFSTGNQLETLDMDDYFHATSDHILAQLFLKKQGEFKKIPKFKDDQAVNMP from the exons ATGAACAACCCGGGGTTTGAGCTGCAAGAAGACGGACTGGAGAGATATCACTCCAACGTAAAAGTGCAAAAAATCTATTATGAATGTACACAT GATGAGAAGAAGCATTGCTCGCTGATGAAAATTTTCTTGGTCTGCTTCCTGGCTTGTCTGATAACCACCGCTGTCGGAGTGCTGATTCTGTGTCTGGTTTATCTGGGTCATTTTGGTCCGACGACATCTCAGCAGGTTCTGATTCCTTTTTTCCCGGCTAGTAAAGACCCTCCACAGAACACCAATAACACCAGTGCCACCAGAGAGCCCCGCTTCAGCTTCATGAGTCAGCTCGGGAAATCCAAG GTTTTTTCATTTGAAGGAGGAGCGATCCAGTGGGCCCGTTACCGAAACAACCACAAAGACTACTCCAACGAGAAGGAGATGCAGTTTGGTGCCAGCATCAATCAACATCAATCTAAAATGACGGTGGGGACGCTGCAGATCCTCGGTAAAGGGCTAAGGGCCCCACACTGGCATTTCAATGCCAACGAGCACGGCTTCCTGGTGCAG GGCAAGGCATGGATCGGGGTCGTAGATGAGGGTGGCGATGATGTCACCACCTACAACGTCACCGCCGGCCAAGTCATCTTCTTTCCAAAGAACACGCTGCACTGGGTGAAGAACGTGGGCAATGAAGATTGCCTTTTCGTCCTCTTCTTTACTACCCACGATGAGCTCAGCACCCTGGACGTGGATGATGCCTTTTACAAGACCCCAGAAGATATAGCTGCCAGGTCCTTAAAG CCAGTAGGTGGCGTAAACTTTATAAGAACCTTTAAGGAACCGAAAGAAGATCAAGCAATAAACCTTCCCAAAAACTTGGTGGAACTGATCCAAAATGCCAGCTATGTTCAGTCCAACTACTCCAATGTCTGGAAGTACTTTTACGACTTGAAAG GGTCCAGAGAGTTTGTCTTCCCTGGAGGAATCATACAGTGGGCTCGCTACCGCAAAAACGGAGTCGGCCTCAATGAGACTGAGAAAATCTACAGTGAATCCGTCAATTCA CACGCTGACACCCTTACTCTGGGTACCCTCCGAATAAAGTCAAATGGTTTGAGACAGCCACATTTCCACTTCAATGCACATGAGATGGGGTATGTCATCAGCGGATGCGGTCAA ATTGGAATCGTTGGCGACAGACCCGTCCCGGACTTCACGGTTGGCATTGGTGATGTATTCTTCTTTCCAATTGGGACTCAGCATTACATCAAAAGCACGTGTGATGAGGATTTATTCATGATCCTGGCTTTCAGTACCGGAAATCAG CTGGAAACACTGGATATGGATGATTATTTCCACGCCACATCCGACCACATCCTCGCTCAGTTATTCCTAAAGAAGCAGGGAGAATTTAAGAAGATTCCGAAGTTTAAGGACGATCAAGCGGTTAATATGCCATAG